A genomic window from Streptomyces sp. MST-110588 includes:
- a CDS encoding amidohydrolase family protein produces METTDRSELPSPHSGPLSRRRFLQGTATAAAAAGLAGLPGGVATAATAPAATRARTSHPTLSFTEATNGSATLSPAGDRLVAEVQNVLWSFPREGGDARALTPPDLEPTRPVFSPDGSRLAVCAYRGGNFHLWTLRPDGSGLRQVTDGPWDDRGPAWSPDGSRLAFASEREGDPVTGSPYRIWVLDLRTGKLTRITGLPGQQGPHQDGAWEDFDPSWSPDGARLVFVRGRVAGTALLSRTVASVQADGGGEVRVEHTETAAAQVMAPALAPPAPGRGAGTGRLAYLRITDFPGPTCTLVVDGAAVPVEGDVMPVPPRWISPEELLLTVGGRFQVLRPSAPEKAETIPFDAELELNRPRYEVKDYGFERAGVRPVRGVHLPALSPDGRQVAFAALNALWLAPTSGGGAPRQIVRARPTRYVLGPSWSRDGRFLLYADDRDGLFAVRRRDVASGEETVLATGGRVQPALSPDGERLAALDMSGNLVVRTLADGKETVLAAPLGAGGLPGRPSWSPDGRYVAFCDRNRLNRRFREGYNLIRVLDTRTGTARLHAVAPHVSISDRYDSGPVWSPDGRHLALIAESALWLLPVRPDGTPDGAPRRLTDESADHPSWSADSRSLLYLSDGRLRLIGVDGTAARTVPVALDHRRSRTQDTVVHAGRFWDGTGEEVREDVDVVVRDGRIAAVEPHRARRGAARRVDAATRTVIPGLWDSHTHPWHVTYGGRQTALQLAYGITTTVSFGGFSYEQARVREAVTDGALAGPRLLTCGELLDGGRVAYSMGRAHRTPEGLRRSLARGAALDWDFVKTYVRAPGWVMAEAARFAHQRLGVRSGSHLLTPGVQLGQDLTTHLQATQRLEYGHAVSASGHAYQDVEEIYTATDFHLVATPFSAAALLGEDPGLADDPRVRTLMPPWDVALVRENAGHRPTPAQLSDMETEIGVYRRVLRGGGLVALGTDQPLTPVGLHLHLCLRALHRYGLSAAQALRTATVLPARVFGAQEDLGTLETGKLADLTIIDGDPFSDFSSLVRTAAVLRGGRLYEQKDLVASFPAPSSPALRAHADEDWLEVGRQHRRESCCDAGH; encoded by the coding sequence TTGGAGACCACCGACAGATCCGAACTCCCTTCCCCCCACTCCGGCCCCCTCTCGCGGCGCAGGTTCCTGCAGGGCACGGCCACGGCCGCCGCCGCTGCGGGGCTGGCGGGCCTGCCGGGAGGGGTGGCCACGGCCGCCACGGCTCCCGCGGCCACCCGCGCCCGTACCTCGCACCCCACGCTCTCCTTCACCGAGGCCACCAACGGCTCGGCGACCCTCTCCCCCGCCGGTGACCGGCTGGTCGCCGAGGTCCAGAACGTGCTGTGGTCCTTCCCCCGCGAGGGCGGTGACGCCCGCGCGCTGACCCCGCCCGACCTGGAGCCCACCCGCCCCGTCTTCTCCCCCGACGGCAGCCGGCTGGCCGTCTGCGCCTACCGCGGCGGCAACTTCCACCTGTGGACGCTGCGCCCCGACGGCTCCGGCCTGCGGCAGGTCACCGACGGTCCCTGGGACGACCGCGGCCCGGCCTGGTCCCCCGACGGCAGCCGGCTGGCCTTCGCCTCGGAGCGCGAGGGCGATCCGGTGACCGGCAGCCCGTACCGCATCTGGGTCCTGGACCTGCGGACCGGGAAGCTGACGCGGATCACGGGCCTTCCCGGACAGCAGGGGCCCCATCAGGACGGCGCCTGGGAGGACTTCGACCCGTCGTGGTCGCCGGACGGCGCACGGCTGGTGTTCGTACGGGGCCGGGTGGCCGGGACCGCGCTGCTCTCCCGTACGGTCGCCTCCGTGCAGGCCGACGGCGGCGGCGAGGTGCGCGTCGAGCACACCGAGACCGCCGCCGCGCAGGTCATGGCCCCGGCCCTGGCGCCGCCCGCTCCTGGCAGGGGCGCCGGCACCGGCCGGCTGGCCTATCTGCGGATCACCGACTTCCCCGGGCCCACCTGCACCCTGGTCGTGGACGGCGCCGCGGTGCCGGTCGAGGGCGATGTGATGCCCGTACCGCCGCGCTGGATCTCGCCGGAGGAGCTGCTGCTGACGGTCGGCGGCCGTTTCCAGGTGCTGCGGCCCAGCGCCCCCGAGAAGGCGGAGACGATCCCCTTCGACGCGGAGCTGGAGCTGAACCGTCCGCGCTACGAGGTCAAGGACTACGGTTTCGAACGGGCCGGGGTGCGGCCGGTGCGCGGGGTGCATCTGCCCGCGCTGTCCCCCGACGGCCGGCAGGTGGCCTTCGCCGCCCTCAACGCCCTGTGGCTGGCGCCCACTTCGGGCGGCGGCGCGCCGCGGCAGATCGTCCGGGCCCGTCCGACCCGTTATGTGCTCGGGCCGAGCTGGTCCCGGGACGGCCGTTTCCTGCTGTACGCGGACGACCGTGACGGGCTTTTCGCCGTACGCCGCCGGGATGTGGCCTCCGGCGAGGAGACCGTGCTGGCGACCGGGGGGCGGGTGCAGCCGGCGCTCTCCCCCGATGGTGAGCGACTGGCCGCACTCGACATGTCCGGAAATCTCGTGGTACGGACCCTGGCCGACGGCAAGGAGACGGTCCTGGCCGCGCCCCTGGGCGCCGGCGGGCTGCCGGGCCGCCCGAGCTGGTCCCCCGACGGCCGCTATGTGGCGTTCTGTGACCGCAACCGGCTCAACCGGCGCTTCCGTGAGGGCTACAACCTCATCCGCGTCCTCGACACTCGCACCGGAACCGCCCGTCTGCACGCCGTCGCGCCCCACGTCTCGATCTCCGACCGCTACGACTCCGGCCCGGTGTGGTCCCCGGACGGCCGCCATCTGGCGCTGATCGCCGAGTCCGCGCTGTGGCTGCTGCCCGTACGGCCCGACGGGACCCCCGACGGCGCGCCGCGCCGCCTGACCGACGAGAGCGCCGACCACCCCTCCTGGTCCGCCGACTCCCGTTCGCTGCTCTACCTGTCCGACGGGCGGCTGCGTCTGATCGGCGTGGACGGCACGGCGGCCCGTACGGTCCCGGTCGCGCTGGACCACCGCCGCTCGCGCACACAGGACACGGTCGTGCACGCCGGCCGGTTCTGGGACGGCACGGGCGAGGAGGTCCGCGAGGACGTCGACGTGGTCGTGCGGGACGGGCGGATCGCCGCCGTCGAGCCGCACCGCGCCCGGCGGGGCGCCGCCCGGCGCGTCGACGCCGCCACACGCACGGTGATCCCCGGGCTGTGGGACTCCCACACCCACCCCTGGCACGTCACCTACGGTGGCCGGCAGACCGCGCTCCAGCTCGCCTACGGCATCACCACGACCGTCTCCTTCGGCGGCTTCTCCTATGAGCAGGCCCGGGTACGCGAGGCGGTCACCGACGGTGCGCTGGCCGGCCCACGGCTGCTGACCTGCGGCGAACTGCTGGACGGCGGGCGGGTGGCGTACAGCATGGGCCGCGCCCACCGCACCCCTGAGGGGCTGCGCCGCTCGCTGGCCCGCGGGGCCGCCCTGGACTGGGACTTCGTCAAGACCTACGTCCGCGCGCCGGGCTGGGTCATGGCGGAGGCCGCCCGCTTCGCCCACCAGCGGCTGGGCGTACGCTCCGGCAGCCATCTCCTGACCCCCGGCGTCCAGCTCGGCCAGGACCTGACCACCCATTTGCAGGCCACCCAGCGGCTGGAGTACGGGCACGCCGTCTCCGCCTCCGGGCACGCCTACCAGGACGTCGAGGAGATCTACACCGCCACCGACTTCCACCTCGTCGCCACCCCCTTCTCCGCCGCCGCGCTGCTGGGCGAGGACCCGGGCCTGGCCGACGACCCGCGCGTACGGACCCTGATGCCGCCCTGGGACGTCGCGCTCGTACGGGAGAACGCGGGCCACCGGCCCACCCCTGCCCAGCTCTCCGACATGGAGACGGAGATCGGGGTCTACCGCAGGGTGCTGCGCGGCGGCGGGCTCGTCGCCCTGGGCACCGACCAGCCGCTGACCCCGGTCGGCCTCCACCTCCACCTGTGCCTGCGGGCCCTGCACCGGTACGGGCTGAGTGCCGCGCAGGCGCTGCGGACGGCGACGGTGCTGCCCGCGCGGGTCTTCGGCGCACAGGAGGACCTCGGGACGCTGGAGACGGGCAAGCTCGCCGACCTGACGATCATCGACGGTGACCCGTTCAGCGACTTCTCCTCCCTGGTCCGTACGGCGGCGGTGCTGCGCGGCGGGCGGCTGTACGAGCAGAAGGACCTGGTCGCCTCCTTCCCCGCGCCCTCCTCCCCGGCACTGCGGGCGCACGCGGACGAGGACTGGCTGGAGGTGGGGCGGCAGCACCGCCGGGAGTCCTGCTGCGACGCCGGGCACTGA
- a CDS encoding alpha/beta hydrolase, whose amino-acid sequence MQATRQEYHQAPDGARIATYTWFPASGRPRALVQIAHGAAEHARRYDRFARFLAGHGYAVLACDHRGHGRTAPSTGGLGIVGEDAWRAIVTDLKRIGDQAAGAHPGVPLVLLGHSLGSMLARDYAQEYGADLAGLVLIGTFRTLVGAEIESSLAELEAQVAERGRTAPSDFLPRLFGSFNDRHPYRTGFEWLSRDPREVDRYVADRECGFPFCTGLVLDWVRAVRKVNDPRNLARVPRGLPVHIAVGDQDPCNQRLTQVHELLEDFRYLGTRDLTWKAYEGARHELLNETNRDEVHDDLLGWLRDHL is encoded by the coding sequence ATGCAGGCCACGCGGCAGGAATACCACCAGGCCCCGGACGGCGCACGCATCGCCACGTACACCTGGTTCCCCGCTTCCGGCCGGCCGCGCGCGCTCGTACAGATCGCCCACGGCGCCGCCGAGCACGCCCGCCGCTACGACCGCTTCGCCCGCTTCCTGGCCGGCCACGGCTACGCCGTCCTGGCCTGCGATCACCGCGGCCACGGCCGCACCGCGCCCTCGACGGGCGGTCTGGGCATCGTCGGCGAGGACGCCTGGCGCGCGATCGTCACCGACCTCAAGAGGATCGGTGACCAGGCCGCCGGTGCCCACCCCGGCGTCCCCCTGGTGCTCCTGGGCCACAGCCTGGGCTCCATGCTGGCCCGTGACTACGCCCAGGAGTACGGGGCCGACCTGGCCGGCCTGGTCCTCATCGGCACCTTCCGTACGCTGGTCGGAGCGGAGATCGAAAGCTCCCTCGCCGAACTGGAGGCACAGGTCGCCGAGCGGGGCCGCACCGCGCCCAGCGACTTCCTCCCGCGCCTGTTCGGCTCCTTCAACGACCGCCATCCTTACCGCACCGGTTTCGAATGGCTCTCCCGGGACCCGCGGGAGGTGGACCGCTACGTCGCGGACCGGGAGTGCGGCTTTCCCTTCTGCACGGGGCTGGTGCTGGACTGGGTACGGGCGGTCCGCAAGGTCAACGACCCGCGCAACCTGGCCCGCGTCCCGCGCGGCCTGCCCGTCCACATCGCCGTCGGCGACCAGGACCCCTGCAACCAGCGACTGACACAGGTGCACGAACTCCTGGAGGACTTCCGCTACCTCGGCACCCGCGACCTGACCTGGAAGGCGTACGAGGGCGCCCGCCACGAACTCCTCAACGAGACCAACCGCGACGAAGTCCACGACGATCTCCTGGGATGGCTGCGCGACCACCTGTGA
- a CDS encoding transketolase C-terminal domain-containing protein, with translation MDTMRERFASVTSRLLDEDPRLALVLAEIGKDGFAEAREKHPERVVNVGIREQLLVGVGGGLALTGLRPILHTFASFLVERPFEQVKLDFGHQGVGGVLVSAGGSYDWPAGGFTHMAPGDVALMDTLDGWTVHVPGHPDEAETLLRHAAAAGDDKVYVRLSVQVNQAPRPVDGARFLTLREGRDAVVVAVGPMLEEVLAATEGLDVSVLYATTVRPFDGETLRAATGAAGTTDIVIVEPYLAGTSTSFANDALADVPHRVLGIGVGRRELRRYGQIDEYLAGQGLDARSLRERITAFLG, from the coding sequence ATGGACACCATGCGTGAGCGTTTCGCCTCGGTCACCTCCCGTCTGCTGGACGAGGACCCGCGACTGGCCCTCGTCCTCGCCGAGATCGGCAAGGACGGCTTCGCCGAGGCCCGGGAAAAGCATCCGGAGAGGGTGGTGAACGTCGGGATCAGGGAACAACTGCTGGTCGGGGTGGGCGGCGGACTGGCCCTGACCGGGCTGCGCCCCATCCTGCACACCTTCGCCAGTTTCCTGGTGGAGCGGCCCTTCGAACAGGTGAAGCTGGACTTCGGCCACCAGGGGGTGGGCGGGGTGCTGGTGAGCGCGGGCGGCTCCTACGACTGGCCGGCGGGCGGCTTCACCCATATGGCGCCCGGTGACGTGGCGCTGATGGACACCCTCGACGGCTGGACCGTACATGTACCCGGCCACCCGGACGAGGCCGAGACGCTGCTGCGGCACGCCGCCGCGGCCGGTGACGACAAGGTCTACGTACGCCTGTCGGTGCAGGTCAACCAGGCACCGCGGCCGGTGGACGGCGCCCGCTTCCTGACCCTGCGCGAGGGCCGCGACGCGGTCGTCGTGGCGGTCGGGCCGATGCTGGAGGAGGTGCTGGCCGCCACGGAAGGGCTGGATGTGAGCGTGCTGTACGCGACGACCGTACGGCCCTTCGACGGGGAGACGCTGCGGGCCGCGACCGGGGCCGCCGGGACGACCGACATCGTGATCGTCGAGCCGTACCTGGCGGGGACGTCCACCTCCTTCGCCAACGACGCGCTGGCGGATGTGCCGCACCGGGTGCTGGGAATCGGCGTCGGACGGCGCGAGCTGCGCCGTTACGGACAGATCGACGAGTACCTGGCCGGGCAGGGCCTGGACGCGCGGTCGCTGCGCGAGCGGATCACCGCCTTCCTGGGGTAG
- a CDS encoding transketolase translates to MGLMTGDEKHGPAATSTLDALWVLYDRVLRVSPATVEDQERDRFLLSKGHGPMAYYAVLAAKGFFPVEWLPGFGSYDSPLGHHPDRQLVPGVEIGSGSLGHGLPLAVGTALGLRAQGLDDPAVWVLIGDAELDEGSNHEAIAYAGAAGLHRLHTLVIDNTSATHGWYGGIASHFEAAGWSAVTVDGRDHQALYEAFTAPHEGRPHAVVARVEPKNG, encoded by the coding sequence ATGGGGCTGATGACCGGTGACGAGAAGCACGGCCCGGCGGCCACCTCCACCCTCGACGCCCTGTGGGTCCTGTACGACCGGGTGCTGCGGGTCTCCCCCGCGACCGTCGAGGACCAGGAGCGGGACCGCTTTCTGCTCTCCAAGGGGCACGGCCCGATGGCGTACTACGCGGTGCTCGCCGCCAAGGGCTTCTTCCCCGTCGAGTGGCTGCCGGGCTTCGGCTCGTACGACTCCCCTCTGGGGCACCACCCCGACCGTCAACTGGTGCCGGGCGTGGAGATCGGCAGCGGCTCGCTCGGGCACGGTCTGCCGCTGGCCGTGGGGACCGCGCTGGGGCTGCGCGCGCAGGGTCTGGACGACCCGGCGGTGTGGGTGCTGATCGGCGACGCCGAACTGGACGAGGGCAGCAACCACGAGGCCATCGCCTACGCAGGCGCCGCGGGCCTGCACCGGCTGCACACGCTGGTCATCGACAACACCTCCGCCACCCACGGCTGGTACGGCGGCATCGCCTCGCACTTCGAGGCCGCGGGGTGGTCCGCGGTGACGGTGGACGGCCGTGATCACCAGGCGCTGTACGAGGCGTTCACCGCGCCGCACGAAGGCCGGCCGCACGCGGTGGTCGCCCGGGTGGAGCCCAAGAACGGCTGA
- the soxR gene encoding redox-sensitive transcriptional activator SoxR — MTSPRDRLPIGELAARSGLATSALRYYEELGLIQAERTSGSRRRFPRATLRRVAFIRAARTVGLSLEEARTALAALPQDRAPNAAEWNSVARAWTGRIDEQIAELQQLRRRLTGCIGCGCLSLRKCALYNPGDIASAKGAGARYLLGDSSPEQPTGTPSPSKTGKSRKNERSGRTGDGP, encoded by the coding sequence ATGACCTCGCCACGCGACCGCCTTCCGATCGGCGAACTTGCCGCCCGCAGCGGACTGGCCACCTCCGCACTGCGCTACTACGAGGAACTGGGCCTGATCCAAGCCGAACGCACCTCGGGCAGCCGGCGCCGCTTCCCCCGCGCCACCCTCCGCAGGGTCGCCTTCATCCGCGCCGCCCGGACCGTCGGCCTCTCCTTGGAGGAGGCCCGTACGGCGCTGGCCGCCCTCCCGCAGGACCGTGCGCCCAACGCCGCCGAGTGGAACTCCGTGGCCCGGGCCTGGACCGGGCGCATCGACGAGCAGATCGCCGAACTCCAGCAACTGCGGCGCCGGCTGACGGGGTGCATCGGCTGCGGCTGCCTGAGCCTGCGCAAATGCGCCCTCTACAACCCCGGCGACATCGCCTCCGCCAAGGGAGCCGGCGCCCGCTACCTCCTCGGTGACAGCAGCCCTGAGCAGCCGACCGGCACGCCAAGCCCTTCCAAAACAGGCAAGAGCCGTAAAAACGAGCGAAGCGGGCGAACCGGCGACGGGCCGTAG
- a CDS encoding YiaA/YiaB family inner membrane protein: MTTPSIQRPTTTAFFAQAAISFGLSLAALLTGIVKLPVGPWERGFLALGLIFVVSSAFTLAKCIRDRQEVQEVTNRVDKARIDKLLIEQDVFKPGQV; this comes from the coding sequence ATGACCACTCCATCGATTCAGCGGCCGACGACCACGGCCTTCTTCGCGCAGGCGGCGATCTCGTTCGGACTGTCCCTGGCGGCGCTGCTGACCGGGATCGTCAAGCTGCCCGTGGGCCCCTGGGAGCGGGGGTTTCTCGCGCTGGGGCTGATCTTCGTGGTGTCGTCGGCGTTCACGCTGGCCAAGTGCATACGGGACCGTCAGGAGGTCCAGGAGGTGACGAACCGGGTGGACAAGGCACGCATCGACAAGCTGCTCATCGAGCAGGACGTCTTCAAGCCGGGGCAGGTGTGA
- the ctaD gene encoding cytochrome c oxidase subunit I, producing the protein MTARTREPQVVREEKPRRQKRGAVVVAWLTTTDHKKIGSLYMITSFAFFLLGGVLALTMRAELARPGTQLISNEQYNQAFTMHGTIMMLMFATPLFAGFANAVMPLQIGSPDVAFPRLNMLAYWLYLLGSLIAAGSLLTPQGAAGFGWFAYTPLSGGTHTPGTGGDMWAMGLALSGFGTILGAVNFITTIICLRAPGMTMFRMPIFTWNILLTSVLVLMAFPVLAATLFALEADRKFGAHVFDPANGGAFLWQHLFWFFGHPEVYIIALPFFGVVSEIIPVFARKPVFGYVGLIGATIAITGLSITVWAHHMFVTGAVLLPFFSFMSFLIAVPTGVKFFNWIGTMWNGSLSFETPMLWSVGFLVTFLFGGLTGVVLASPPMDFHVSDTYFVVAHFHYVVFGTVVFAMFGGFHFWWPKFTGKMLDERLGKIHFWTLFTGFHTTFLVQHWLGAQGMPRRYADYLAADDFTALNTVSSIGAFLLGASTLPFLYNVWKTAKYAPKVSVDDPWGYARSLEWATSCPPPRHNFVTLPAIHSESPAFDLHHPDIAALDQSRNTGRRDITDKHQDLATPAKHP; encoded by the coding sequence GTGACGGCGCGGACGCGAGAACCACAGGTGGTACGGGAGGAAAAACCGCGCCGCCAAAAGCGGGGCGCGGTGGTGGTGGCGTGGCTGACGACCACCGACCACAAAAAGATCGGCTCGCTTTACATGATCACTTCCTTCGCCTTTTTCCTCCTCGGCGGAGTACTGGCGCTGACGATGCGGGCGGAACTGGCCCGGCCGGGAACTCAGCTCATTTCCAACGAGCAGTACAACCAGGCGTTCACGATGCACGGCACGATCATGATGCTGATGTTCGCCACGCCCTTGTTCGCCGGATTCGCCAACGCCGTCATGCCCCTCCAGATCGGTTCGCCGGACGTGGCTTTTCCCCGGCTGAACATGCTCGCCTACTGGCTCTATCTCCTCGGCTCGCTGATCGCCGCGGGTTCCCTCCTCACCCCGCAAGGCGCGGCGGGCTTCGGCTGGTTCGCCTACACGCCACTGTCCGGCGGCACGCACACTCCCGGCACCGGCGGCGACATGTGGGCAATGGGCCTGGCCCTGTCGGGATTCGGCACGATTCTCGGTGCGGTCAATTTCATCACCACGATCATCTGCCTGCGGGCCCCGGGCATGACGATGTTCCGTATGCCGATCTTCACCTGGAACATCCTGCTGACCAGTGTGCTGGTCCTGATGGCCTTCCCGGTACTGGCCGCCACCTTGTTCGCACTGGAGGCGGACCGGAAATTCGGTGCCCACGTCTTCGACCCCGCCAACGGCGGGGCGTTCCTGTGGCAGCACCTCTTCTGGTTCTTCGGCCATCCCGAGGTCTACATCATCGCGCTGCCGTTCTTCGGCGTGGTCAGCGAGATCATCCCGGTCTTCGCCCGCAAGCCGGTCTTCGGCTACGTCGGCCTCATCGGCGCCACCATCGCGATCACCGGCCTGTCCATCACCGTATGGGCACACCACATGTTCGTCACCGGCGCGGTCCTGCTGCCCTTCTTCTCCTTCATGTCCTTCCTCATCGCCGTGCCGACCGGCGTGAAATTCTTCAACTGGATCGGAACGATGTGGAACGGCAGCCTCTCCTTCGAAACCCCGATGCTGTGGTCGGTAGGCTTCCTGGTCACCTTCCTCTTCGGCGGCCTGACCGGCGTCGTCCTGGCCTCACCCCCCATGGACTTCCACGTCAGCGACACCTATTTCGTCGTCGCCCACTTCCACTACGTCGTCTTCGGCACCGTCGTCTTCGCGATGTTCGGCGGATTTCACTTCTGGTGGCCCAAGTTCACCGGCAAGATGCTCGACGAACGCCTGGGGAAAATCCACTTCTGGACCCTCTTCACCGGCTTCCACACCACCTTCCTCGTCCAGCACTGGCTCGGCGCGCAAGGCATGCCCCGCCGCTACGCCGACTACCTGGCCGCCGACGATTTCACCGCCCTCAACACCGTCTCCAGCATCGGCGCCTTCCTGCTGGGCGCGTCCACCCTGCCCTTCCTCTACAACGTATGGAAGACCGCCAAATACGCCCCGAAGGTCTCCGTGGACGACCCCTGGGGCTACGCCCGATCCCTGGAATGGGCCACTTCCTGCCCGCCCCCGCGCCACAATTTCGTCACCCTCCCCGCCATCCACTCGGAATCCCCGGCCTTCGACCTCCACCACCCGGACATCGCCGCCCTGGACCAGTCCCGGAACACCGGCCGCCGAGACATCACCGACAAACACCAGGACCTGGCCACCCCCGCAAAACACCCCTGA
- a CDS encoding helix-turn-helix transcriptional regulator encodes MHPPGAPYTNAHVAQEITRGTEEYGGARVTEQYLSMLRNGRRTNPSPELLRALAKFFAVPVGYLLGDLPQSQAERVEEEVRFLAAMRDQRVRAIALRSVGLPPEVQDSLTTIISQFRQQMNLPADPPAPGRGEHRGEHRADE; translated from the coding sequence ATGCACCCGCCGGGGGCCCCGTACACCAACGCCCACGTGGCCCAGGAGATCACCCGGGGAACCGAGGAGTACGGCGGGGCCCGCGTCACCGAGCAGTACCTGTCGATGCTGCGCAACGGCCGCCGCACCAATCCCAGCCCCGAACTGCTGCGCGCGCTGGCCAAGTTCTTCGCGGTGCCCGTCGGCTACCTGCTGGGCGACCTGCCGCAGTCGCAGGCCGAGCGGGTGGAGGAGGAGGTCCGCTTCCTCGCCGCCATGCGTGACCAGCGCGTACGGGCCATCGCGCTGCGTTCGGTCGGACTGCCGCCCGAGGTGCAGGACAGCCTGACGACGATCATCTCCCAGTTCCGGCAGCAGATGAACCTGCCGGCCGACCCACCGGCCCCGGGCCGTGGGGAGCACAGGGGAGAGCACCGTGCGGACGAGTGA